Proteins encoded by one window of Anopheles maculipalpis chromosome 2RL, idAnoMacuDA_375_x, whole genome shotgun sequence:
- the LOC126558391 gene encoding eukaryotic translation initiation factor 4H-like: protein MAGRGTHDNNRYGERARKPLPTEPPFLAYVGNLPNGIVQGDINSIFKEYAVKSVRLVKDKETDAFKGFCYVEFDTLEDLEKVLLLDRMIVLNERPEPLRIDVAEQKKNDRGGFNRRGGQQNRGGPGVPGGGGGGGGGYNRGGPTQMNNRPISSGGGSGGGGGGGGGGSGGMDRHYGNDYSRNDYDRNRGGRPNSYNDRPANRGRYGNFGDERDGGGRDDWNRDHDGRDGRGGGGRGYNDRDNYGRDDGNRYGNFGRNNQYRDNDRRKDAPPSSHYPPPSNPSSNMEERPRLKLAPRSTNAPLNALAETKQAAAIFGNARPREEKISTDNNARKHANSVGSEGSSADGGGGGSASSSATGADN from the exons ATGGCAGGCAGAGGTACACACGATAATAATAG ataTGGAGAGCGGGCCCGTAAACCGCTACCGACGGAACCACCGTTCCTTGCGTACGTTGGCAACCTTCCGAATGGCATCGTGCAGGGTGACATTAACTCCATCTTCAAAGAGTATGCGGTCAAGAGCGTGCGTCTCGTGAAGGACAAGGAAACGGATGCATTCAAAGGATTTTGCTACGTCGAGTTTGATACGCTCGAAGATCTGGAAAAGGTGCTCCTGCTGGATCGCATGATTGTGCTGAACGAACGACCGGAACCGTTGCGGATTGATGTGGccgagcagaagaaaaatgatcG cGGCGGGTTTAATAGACGCGGTGGTCAACAGAATCGCGGTGGTCCCGGTGTACCGGGaggtggcggcggtggcggcggtggctACAACCGTGGCGGACCCACTCAGATGAACAATCGGCCGATCAGCAGTggtggtggcagtggtggtggcggcggtggcggtggtggaggtaGTGGTGGTATGGATAGACATTATGGTAACGATTACTCCCGAAACGATTACGATAGAAACCGTGGTGGACGTCCGAATAGCTATAATG ATCGACCAGCAAATCGAGGGAGGTACGGAAACTTTGGCGACGAGCGTGATGGCGGTGGCCGGGACGATTGGAACCGTGACCACGATGGGCGTGATGGACGTGGCGGCGGTGGTCGCGGCTACAACGATCGCGACAATTACGGACGCGACGATGGCAATAGGTACGGCAACTTTGGTCGTAATAATCAATATCGCGACAACGATCGGAGAAAAGATGCTCCACCATCGTCGCACTACCCGCCACCATCCAACCCCAGTTCCAACATGGAGGAACGGCCCCGGCTCAAGCTGGCACCGCGCTCAACGAACGCGCCACTAAATGCGTTGGCCGAAACGAAGCAAGCGGCTGCCATATTTGGCAATGCGCGGCCCCGCGAAGAGAAAATCAGCACGGATAATAATGCGCGAAAGCACGCCAACAGTGTTGGTAGCGAAGGTAGCAGTgcggacggtggtggtggtggcagtgCATCATCCTCCGCTACGGGGGCAGATAATTAA